The following proteins come from a genomic window of Leguminivora glycinivorella isolate SPB_JAAS2020 chromosome 6, LegGlyc_1.1, whole genome shotgun sequence:
- the LOC125227645 gene encoding uncharacterized protein LOC125227645: protein MQFEYDPERLIEEVKKRPGIWDFDNVEYRTKNTRHRLWNEVVNELLQTNVKVSKSEMRELEIQLQKKWKSIRDCFQKYISNPSRSRRPYLYCKQLQFLLKDQDLPTENATSDSEEGPKFKVKKRRKILKQQATREEEDTTEEEENYNQDIRSNDSDDDVTIESPATTRVTKFKPPEEFMFANVDLQPVKEGEDPDKLFFLSLLPHFKAIPEEFRLNVKMELMQVLQNAHYNTARGNKLI, encoded by the exons ATGCAGTTTGAGTACGACCCTGAACGCCTCATAGAGGAGGTTAAGAAACGACCCGGCATTTGGGACTTCGACAACGTGGAGTACAGGACCAAGAATACGAGGCACAGGCTGTGGAATGAAGTCGTTAATGAGTTGCTGCAAACCAACGTCAAGGTGTCGAAGAGCGAAATGCGCGAGCTAG AAATACAGCTGCAGAAGAAATGGAAAAGCATTCGCGACTGCTTCCAGAAGTACATCTCGAACCCCAGTAGAAGTCGACGCCCGTATTTATACTGCAAACAACTTCAATTTCTTCTCAAAGACCAGGATTTACCCACAGAAAATGCAACCAGCGATTCCGAAGAGGGACCTAAGTTCAAGGTAAAGAAAAGGCGAAAGATCTTGAAGCAGCAAGCAACTAGAGAAGAAGAGGATACTACAGAAGAGGAAGAAAATTATAACCAGGATATTAGATCTAATGACTCGGACGACGATGTAACTATAGAGAGTCCAGCTACTACTAGAGTCACAAAGTTCAAGCCGCCTGAGGAATTTATGTTTGCAAATGTTGATCTGCAGCCAGTAAAGGAGGGAGAGGACCCTGATAAGTTATTCTTCTTGTCTTTACTGCCTCATTTCAAGGCCATACCTGAAGAGTTCAGGTTGAATGTAAAGATGGAGTTGATGCAAGTATTGCAAAATGCTCACTACAATACCGCGCGCGGTAACAAACtgatttaa
- the LOC125227644 gene encoding cAMP-dependent protein kinase catalytic subunit 1-like: MYSRKSAASSVAYKPVSQITGSTSEVQSGYTEQQQKLYTQYMTQLRVEFEERWCKKPTFNMCFEDLEQIKTLGTGAFGRVVLLKHSKSYRFYAMKVLDKEKIVKMKQVEHSLNEKRILEAIRFPFTVSMEFSHKDNSYIYFVMPFVPGGEMFMHLRQMHKFEEPLAKFYASQVILALEYLHFCNLIYRDLKPENIMIDRTGYLKITDFGFCKQVHGRTWTLCGTPEYLAPELILSKGYGASVDWWSFGVLLFEMNSGYPPFYASDPMKTYEKIVSGKYRCPSSFNSSLRDLIRNTLQVDITKRFGMMRNGVLDFKNHAWFKGIEWDSILNCRTPPPFIPKYKTPGDTSNFDRYEEEPIIPARTCRYESQFIDF; the protein is encoded by the coding sequence ATGTATTCTCGGAAAAGTGCAGCTTCTTCAGTGGCATACAAACCGGTGTCGCAAATAACCGGCAGTACATCGGAAGTGCAGAGTGGATACACAGAGCAACAGCAGAAACTTTATACGCAATACATGACCCAGTTAAGAGTAGAGTTTGAGGAACGATGGTGCAAAAAACCCACATTCAACATGTGCTTTGAAGACCTAGAACAAATAAAAACGCTGGGCACGGGTGCTTTTGGTAGAGTAGTGCTATTAAAGCACTCTAAAAGTTACAGGTTTTATGCGATGAAAGTCCTTGACAAAGAGAAAATAGTCAAAATGAAACAAGTGGAACATTCTTTGAACGAAAAACGGATACTGGAGGCTATACGCTTCCCGTTCACTGTATCGATGGAATTCAGCCACAAGGATAACAGTTATATTTATTTCGTTATGCCTTTTGTGCCTGGAGGAGAAATGTTTATGCATCTGAGACAGATGCACAAGTTTGAGGAGCCTTTAGCGAAGTTTTATGCCAGCCAAGTGATCTTAGCACTGGAGTATCTGCACTTCTGCAATCTTATCTACCGCGATTTGAAGCCTGAAAACATAATGATAGACAGAACAggctacttaaaaataacagaCTTTGGATTCTGTAAGCAAGTGCATGGCAGAACCTGGACTCTGTGCGGTACACCTGAATATTTAGCACCTGAATTGATCTTGAGTAAAGGCTACGGCGCGTCGGTAGACTGGTGGTCTTTCGGCgttttgttattcgaaatgaaTTCAGGATATCCTCCATTTTATGCGAGCGACCCGATGAAGACATACGAAAAGATTGTCTCCGGAAAATACAGATGCCCATCGAGTTTTAATTCTAGTCTAAGAGATTTGATCCGAAATACGTTGCAGGTTGATATAACAAAAAGATTCGGAATGATGAGGAATGGTGTGCTGGATTTCAAAAATCACGCTTGGTTTAAGGGAATAGAATGGGACTCCATTTTGAATTGTCGAACACCGCCTCCGTTTATACCAAAGTATAAGACTCCGGGAGATACGAGCAATTTTGATCGTTACGAAGAAGAGCCGATAATTCCTGCTAGGACGTGCCGCTATGAGTCGCAGTTTATTGATTTTTAG